The genomic DNA TGCACTCAGTAAGTTGTAGCGGTCGAGCTTTAGCTCGACCGCCGCGGCCTGCGCATTGCGAGGCCGTCACCGGTCGAGATAAATCTCGACCGCTCTCCTACAATAGACGCGGTGATGTCGTCTCCGGCGGCAGTGTTTCGCCAAGCCGCGCGAGGATCGCCCGCACGGTTGCCGGCGAATGCCCCTGGTAGTGGTTGTTCGCGTAGCCGTAGATGTCGCGAACGCCGCGCCGCAGCGCGCGGATCAATCGCTCCCAACCATCGAGCGACGACGTCCGCTCCAGCTGGACGCGGTCGTACTTCGTGAGCGAACGATCGCCGAGCCACCGGATGTAGGCGAAATCGACCGGCGGCCGCGCCACCGCTTCTTCGACGATCCGCGCGGCGAGCTCCATGCTCGCATACATCCCCTCGGTGACCGCGAGTGCGAACGAGTTCTCACGCGCAAGCCCGAACAGTGTGTCGTCGTACCAGCGTTCGTCGCGTAGCTCGAGCGCGACGGGCATGTCGCGTGGCAGCTGCGCGCGCAGAAACCCGAAAAGCGCATCGCGATTATCGTCGGAGGGGTCGAAGTCGGGCGGACACTGTATGAGAATCGCACCGAGCTTCGGACCGAGCAGACGGACGCGATCGACGAACTCAAGAAACTGCGGCTCGGCGTCGCGGAATCGCCTGACATGCGTGACTTCGCTCGGCACCTTGAGCGAAAAGCGGAATCCCTCGGGGCTGCGCTTGCGCCAACCCTCGACCGTCCGCGCGTCGGGCGTCGCGTAGTACGACGAGTCGACCTCGACCGTGTCGAAGACGCGGCCGTACTCGGCGAGCATCGTCAGTCCGTCGGTGCCTGGCGGATAGAACGTGCCGACCCAATCCTTGTACAGCCAGCCCTGGCCGCCGAACCACAGCCGCGCCTGCGTGCCTGATCCCACGGGCGCGTGTCCGCTGCGCGGGATTTCTTTCCCTCGTTTAGCAACTGGGCGATCGTGAGCCGCTCCTCCGCGAACGTCGATCCCCGTCGCGTCGCCGCCATCCGCCGCGCGATCTTGCGTTGGTATCGCGCGCACGGCCGCGACCTCGCGTGGCGCCGGACGACCGATCCGTATGCGATCCTCGTGTCTGAAGTCATGCTGCAGCAGACTCAAGTCGATCGCGTCGAGCCTCGTTACCGAGCCTTCCTGCGTCGCTTCCCGACGTTTCGAACGCTCGCCGATGCGCCGCTCGGCGATGTTCTGCGCGAATGGTCGGGCCTCGGCTACAACGGGCGCGCGAAACGCCTCTGGGAGTGTGCCCGCGCGGTCGTCCGTGAGCATCGCGGCAGAATGCCGCGCGAGATAGATACTTTGAAGCGCATGCCGGGAATCGGCGCGTACACGGCCGGGGCTGTGGCGACCTTCGCGTTCGGTGCGCGCGCCGCGTGCGTCGACGTGAACGTCGGCCGCGTCCTCGCGCGATCGATCGACGGCGTCGATCGCGTCACCTCGGCCCGCGCTTGGGAGCTGGCGGAATCGGCGCTGCCCCGCGGACCATCGGCCTCGTGGACGCACGCACTTATGGATGTCGGCTCGACGTTCTGCCGCGCCGCACCGCGTTGCGCCGAATGTCCGGTCCGCACATCATGTCGCTTCGTCGCCGTCGGCGCGCAACGGTCGCCGCGCAGTACTACGACTCGCAAGGAGCGCTTCTCGAAGTCGAGGCGATATTTCCGCGGGCTCGTCGTCAAAGCGCTGACGCGAACGCCTAGCTTGAGCTGTTTGAAGCTCGGTGAGCAGGTGAAGGCGGGATTTAAAAAAAGCGACCTGCCGTGGCTCAACGAACTCCTCGAGGGACTGCACCGCGACGGCCTCGTCGCGATCGATCGCCGGCACAAGACGGTGCGTCTGCCCTGACGCTCGCCGAGCGTCGCAAAGCGATCATCGAGAGGCTCGCCGCGACGTATGCCGAGGCGAAGACCGCACTTCACTACGACAGCACGTATCAGCTGCTCGTCGCGGTGATATTGTCCGCGCAGTGCACCGACGCGCGCGTGAACATGGTCACGCCGGCACTATTCGAACGATACCCCGATGTGGGATCGATGGCGCACGCGAAGATCAAAGAACTCGAAAAGTTTATCAAGACCTGCGGGCTCTTCTCGACGAAGGCGAAGAACATCGTCGGCGCGTCGAAGATGATCGTCGACCGCTTCAACGGCGAAGTGCCGTCGACCATGGAGGAGCTGCTCGAGCTACCCGGCGTCGGCCGGAAGACCGCGAACGTCGTCCTTTCGGTCGCATTCGAACAAGATGCGATCGCCGTCGACACGCACGTCTTCCGCGTCGCCAACCGTCTCGGACTCGTTCGCGCCAAGACGCCCCACGATGTTGAAAAGCAGCTCATGCGCGTCGTGCCGAAAGATCAATGGTCGGATGCCCATCACTGGCTCATCCACCACGGACGCGAGATCTGTTTCGCACGCAATCCGAATTGCCGAGGCTGTCCGCTCGTCGACCTCTGCCCGAGCGCCAAGCGCTTTCTTGCGCGGCGATGAGGGATTGCGCGATCAGCGACGATCGATGATCTTGCGGATCTCCGCGAACACTGCGTCGACTTCTTCGCGCTCGTTGTAGAAATGCGGCGCGATCCGGATGCCTGAGCCCGGGCGATAGTCGACGATGAACTTGCGACGGATCAGCTCGTCGCACGCCTCTTTCGAGCCCGGGAATTCGACCGTGACGTGGCCGCCGCGGACGCTGCTGTCAAGCGGCGAGTTGATCTTCAGCCCTTCTTCTTGCGCGCGTTCGATCGCGAACGTCGTGAACTCGATGTGCCGTTTGCGGATATTCTCGACGCCGACGTCGTTGATGATCTCCGCGCCCGATAGGCCCGCGTAGACGGCGGGAACATTCGGCGTGCCGCCGGCGTAGCGCCAGATGTCGTCGCGCATGTCGAGCCCCGACATGTCGAAATCGAACGGCCGCTTGTGC from Candidatus Eremiobacteraceae bacterium includes the following:
- a CDS encoding DUF72 domain-containing protein, coding for MGSGTQARLWFGGQGWLYKDWVGTFYPPGTDGLTMLAEYGRVFDTVEVDSSYYATPDARTVEGWRKRSPEGFRFSLKVPSEVTHVRRFRDAEPQFLEFVDRVRLLGPKLGAILIQCPPDFDPSDDNRDALFGFLRAQLPRDMPVALELRDERWYDDTLFGLARENSFALAVTEGMYASMELAARIVEEAVARPPVDFAYIRWLGDRSLTKYDRVQLERTSSLDGWERLIRALRRGVRDIYGYANNHYQGHSPATVRAILARLGETLPPETTSPRLL
- a CDS encoding A/G-specific adenine glycosylase, with the protein product MSRSSANVDPRRVAAIRRAILRWYRAHGRDLAWRRTTDPYAILVSEVMLQQTQVDRVEPRYRAFLRRFPTFRTLADAPLGDVLREWSGLGYNGRAKRLWECARAVVREHRGRMPREIDTLKRMPGIGAYTAGAVATFAFGARAACVDVNVGRVLARSIDGVDRVTSARAWELAESALPRGPSASWTHALMDVGSTFCRAAPRCAECPVRTSCRFVAVGAQRSPRSTTTRKERFSKSRRYFRGLVVKALTRTPSLSCLKLGEQVKAGFKKSDLPWLNELLEGLHRDGLVAIDRRHKTVRLP
- the nth gene encoding endonuclease III; translation: MAQRTPRGTAPRRPRRDRSPAQDGASALTLAERRKAIIERLAATYAEAKTALHYDSTYQLLVAVILSAQCTDARVNMVTPALFERYPDVGSMAHAKIKELEKFIKTCGLFSTKAKNIVGASKMIVDRFNGEVPSTMEELLELPGVGRKTANVVLSVAFEQDAIAVDTHVFRVANRLGLVRAKTPHDVEKQLMRVVPKDQWSDAHHWLIHHGREICFARNPNCRGCPLVDLCPSAKRFLARR